The following are from one region of the Microbacterium sp. cx-55 genome:
- a CDS encoding ABC transporter, with translation MRPHPILIPTIAAALLALTACAGPASAPDAPTDGTDTHGAVSGAAEMSEPQLHLMTVDPTGAVAHLDLLTEESTDIGGIGSVTTTASDGRYLFAAGDGVRIVDSGVWTWDHVDHFHYYRAEPRILGTVPDAGAVAVATTNSSTTGGIGLFFAETGAAVLLDTASLSKGEIVESFRLNTTPHAGYVVPVGSFALVTDGAGAVTVHESTGDTVAESTVPCVDPRGTITTRVGAVLGCRDGALLATVTADTVRIERIPYPEGVGPVTGFANREGRPTVAGLDAAGRILLLDTRERSWRVLPSPAPLLTVTAVDDAAEHVLGLGADGRVLVIDGASGALLAATEPLVADTIAAGSASGVRLIADDHRAYLNAPVERLLYEIDYADAARIARTFVTPTAPVHLVETGR, from the coding sequence GTGCGTCCGCATCCGATCCTGATCCCGACGATCGCCGCCGCGCTCCTCGCTCTCACGGCCTGCGCCGGACCGGCGAGCGCCCCCGACGCGCCCACCGACGGCACCGACACCCACGGCGCTGTCAGCGGGGCGGCCGAGATGAGCGAACCGCAGCTGCACCTGATGACCGTCGACCCGACCGGCGCGGTCGCCCACCTCGACCTGCTGACGGAAGAATCCACCGACATCGGCGGGATCGGTTCGGTCACGACGACCGCCAGCGACGGGCGCTACCTCTTCGCCGCGGGCGACGGTGTGCGCATCGTCGACAGCGGCGTGTGGACCTGGGATCACGTCGACCACTTCCACTACTACCGCGCAGAACCGCGGATTCTCGGCACCGTCCCGGATGCGGGCGCCGTCGCGGTGGCGACCACGAACTCGTCGACGACCGGGGGAATCGGGCTGTTCTTCGCCGAGACCGGCGCCGCCGTGCTCCTCGACACGGCCTCGCTGTCGAAGGGCGAGATCGTCGAGTCGTTCCGGCTGAACACGACTCCGCACGCGGGTTACGTCGTGCCCGTCGGATCGTTCGCGCTCGTGACCGACGGAGCCGGTGCGGTGACCGTGCACGAGTCGACCGGCGACACGGTTGCCGAATCGACCGTGCCGTGCGTCGACCCGCGCGGCACGATCACGACGCGGGTCGGCGCCGTTCTCGGATGCCGAGACGGCGCGCTGCTCGCGACGGTCACGGCCGACACCGTCCGCATCGAGCGCATCCCGTACCCCGAGGGAGTGGGTCCCGTCACGGGCTTCGCGAACCGGGAGGGTCGCCCGACCGTCGCGGGACTCGACGCCGCCGGACGCATTCTGCTGCTCGACACCCGGGAACGCTCGTGGCGAGTGCTGCCGTCACCGGCTCCGCTCCTGACCGTCACCGCGGTGGATGACGCAGCCGAGCACGTTCTCGGGCTGGGCGCCGACGGACGCGTGCTCGTCATCGATGGGGCGTCCGGCGCTCTCCTCGCCGCCACCGAACCGCTCGTCGCCGACACGATCGCCGCGGGTTCGGCATCCGGTGTGCGTCTCATCGCCGACGACCATCGCGCCTACCTGAACGCCCCCGTCGAACGGCTGCTGTACGAGATCGACTACGCCGACGCCGCGCGAATCGCGCGCACGTTCGTGACCCCGACCGCCCCCGTCCACCTCGTGGAGACCGGACGATGA
- the aztB gene encoding zinc ABC transporter permease AztB, whose translation MPPLLAPLEVDFMQRALVGGSLVAVLCGVVGTWVVIRGMAFLGEALAHGMLPGVALATVWGLPVLVGAALSAVAMSAGIGALQRRGRLSYDTSIGLLFVAMLALGVIVISHSGSFATDATAILFGDILAITWADVALLAAAAAVGTGVAALAHRALVAAAFDVRVAHVLGLRPAIANGALVGLVTLAVVASYQAVGSLLVVGLLLAPAVAARQWTHRILPTMLLAAVLGIAAVATGLALSWHAGTAAGAGVAAVAIAFAALSCTIRGAARHLHSRPALERTPCVRIRS comes from the coding sequence ATGCCCCCCTTGCTCGCCCCGCTCGAGGTCGATTTCATGCAGCGCGCCCTCGTCGGCGGCTCGCTCGTCGCGGTGCTGTGCGGCGTCGTCGGCACCTGGGTCGTCATCCGGGGCATGGCGTTCCTCGGCGAGGCCCTCGCCCACGGCATGCTGCCCGGCGTCGCCCTCGCGACGGTCTGGGGGCTCCCGGTACTCGTCGGCGCGGCGCTCAGCGCGGTCGCCATGAGCGCGGGGATCGGCGCACTGCAGCGCCGTGGGCGTCTCTCGTACGACACCAGCATCGGACTGCTCTTCGTGGCGATGCTGGCGCTCGGGGTCATCGTGATCTCGCATTCGGGCAGTTTCGCCACCGACGCGACCGCCATCCTGTTCGGCGACATCCTCGCCATCACCTGGGCTGACGTCGCCCTCCTCGCCGCCGCGGCGGCCGTCGGCACCGGGGTCGCCGCGCTCGCGCACCGGGCGCTCGTCGCCGCGGCGTTCGATGTGCGGGTCGCCCACGTGCTCGGGCTCCGACCAGCGATCGCCAACGGTGCGCTGGTCGGCCTCGTCACCCTCGCCGTCGTCGCGTCCTACCAGGCGGTCGGTTCGCTTCTCGTCGTGGGCCTGCTGCTGGCCCCGGCCGTCGCGGCGCGGCAGTGGACCCACCGCATCCTGCCCACGATGCTGCTCGCCGCCGTTCTCGGCATCGCCGCCGTCGCGACCGGCCTCGCACTGTCGTGGCACGCCGGCACCGCCGCGGGCGCCGGGGTCGCCGCCGTCGCCATCGCCTTCGCCGCCCTGTCGTGCACGATCCGCGGCGCAGCGCGGCACCTGCACTCCCGCCCCGCTCTCGAAAGGACCCCGTGCGTCCGCATCCGATCCTGA
- a CDS encoding metal ABC transporter ATP-binding protein — MLLVDDLMCAARLDGVTVTIGGVRVLHPLDLRVRRGVLTMISGPNGAGKTTLLETLAGVRRPTAGTVDRAGVAAFVPQRTAIPDTLPLTVGEVAAMGTWGRRGRAAPRALSRSARRTAIERALGALDLAALRRTPFAALSGGQRQRALLAQALARRADLVLLDEPTTGLDDESATRIERAMDAELARGATVVCVSHDAALRARAHDTVRIEDGRILRAAL, encoded by the coding sequence ATGCTGCTCGTCGACGACCTCATGTGCGCCGCCCGATTGGACGGCGTCACCGTGACGATCGGGGGCGTCAGGGTGCTGCATCCGCTCGATCTTCGCGTGCGTCGCGGGGTGCTCACCATGATCTCCGGACCGAACGGGGCCGGCAAGACAACGCTGCTCGAGACCCTCGCGGGCGTTCGAAGGCCGACGGCGGGCACGGTCGATCGCGCGGGTGTCGCCGCGTTCGTGCCGCAGCGCACGGCGATTCCCGACACGCTGCCGCTCACGGTCGGAGAGGTCGCCGCGATGGGGACGTGGGGGCGACGGGGCCGCGCCGCGCCCCGCGCCCTATCCCGGTCCGCTCGTCGGACGGCGATCGAGCGGGCGCTCGGTGCGCTCGATCTCGCCGCGCTGCGGAGGACTCCGTTCGCCGCGCTCTCGGGCGGGCAACGTCAGCGTGCGCTTCTCGCGCAGGCCCTCGCCCGCCGCGCCGACCTCGTTCTGCTCGACGAGCCGACGACGGGTCTCGACGACGAGAGCGCCACCCGCATCGAACGGGCGATGGATGCGGAGCTCGCCCGCGGCGCGACGGTCGTCTGCGTCAGCCACGACGCGGCGCTCCGTGCGCGCGCGCACGACACCGTCCGGATCGAGGACGGCCGCATTCTGCGCGCGGCGTTGTAG